A region of Anopheles merus strain MAF chromosome 2R, AmerM5.1, whole genome shotgun sequence DNA encodes the following proteins:
- the LOC121588122 gene encoding glutathione S-transferase 1 yields MCYLVEQYGKPCNNDSLYPTDPQKRAIVNQRLYFDMGTLYQRFGDYYYPQIFEGAPANEANFAKIGEALAFLDTFLEGERFVAGGNGYSLADISLYATLTTFEVAGYDFSAYVNVLRWYKSMPELIPAAETNRNWAEAARPFFDKVKH; encoded by the coding sequence CTCTCTGTATCCGACCGATCCACAAAAACGAGCCATCGTCAACCAGCGCTTGTATTTCGACATGGGAACGCTGTATCAGCGCTTCGGCGACTACTATTATCCACAAATCTTCGAGGGAGCACCAGCTAATGAGGCaaactttgcaaaaattgGGGAAGCTTTAGCGTTTCTCGATACTTTTCTCGAGGGTGAACGGTTTGTGGCGGGAGGAAATGGTTATTCGTTAGCTGATATTAGCCTGTACGCAACACTTACTACGTTCGAGGTGGCAGGGTATGACTTCAGTGCGTATGTAAATGTTTTGCGATGGTATAAGAGCATGCCCGAATTGATTCCCGCTGCGGAAACAAATCGAAACTGGGCGGAAGCAGCTAGGCCATTTTTCGATAAAGTGAAACATTGA
- the LOC121589195 gene encoding glutathione S-transferase 2, which produces MLDFYYLPGSAPCRAVQMVAEAVHVKLNLKYLDLMAGAHRSPQFTKLNPQRTIPTLVDGSLVLSESRAALIYLCDQYGDEDNDWYPRDTIQRAIVNQRLFFDACVLYPRFTDFYHPQVFGNAAPDGRKRLAFEKAVELLNIFLSEQEFVAGSKMTIADISLFATLATACTLGFILRPYVHVDRWYVAMVASCPGAQANVLGAKEFLTYK; this is translated from the coding sequence ATGTTGGATTTTTACTATCTTCCCGGGTCGGCACCGTGTCGGGCGGTACAAATGGTGGCAGAAGCAGTTCACGTGAAGCTAAACCTTAAGTATCTCGATCTCATGGCTGGTGCTCATCGATCACCGCAGTTTACCAAGCTTAACCCTCAGCGTACGATCCCCACGCTGGTCGACGGGTCACTGGTACTGTCCGAGTCGCGTGCAGCACTAATATATCTCTGCGATCAGTATGGCGACGAAGATAACGATTGGTATCCCAGAGACACTATACAGCGAGCCATCGTCAATCAACGGTTATTTTTCGATGCCTGCGTGCTATATCCAAGGTTTACTGATTTTTACCACCCGCAAGTGTTTGGCAACGCTGCTCCTGATGGCAGGAAGAGGCTAGCCTTTGAAAAAGCGGTAGAGTTACTCAACATCTTTCTTAGCGAGCAAGAGTTTGTGGCCGGATCGAAGATGACCATAGCTGATATAAGTTTGTTTGCCACGTTAGCTACAGCCTGTACGTTGGGATTCATTCTGCGACCGTATGTCCATGTCGATCGATGGTACGTCGCAATGGTGGCCTCGTGTCCGGGAGCACAGGCGAACGTTTTGGGTGCGAAGGAGTTTTTAACATATAAATAA